In a genomic window of Rhopalosiphum maidis isolate BTI-1 chromosome 4, ASM367621v3, whole genome shotgun sequence:
- the LOC113548338 gene encoding uncharacterized protein LOC113548338, producing the protein MCRTLRHQHPKMGPMPKDHGNVNENSYANRLNHLKQVLKPYRENNANCLRLITRSARVNLNKHWKSLENLFTAGHDRRADVKERAQNAVNEMLENGENERPAAEAYTSPTADAVEKLQHLHVNDG; encoded by the exons ATGTGCCGAACACTGCGCCATCAACATCCAAAAATGGGTCCGATGCCGAAGGACCACGGCAACGTCAACGAAAATTCCTACGCCAACCGTCTCAACCACCTGAAACAA gtGTTGAAACCGTACCGAGAGAACAACGCCAACTGTCTGCGGCTGATCACCAGGTCGGCTAGAGTGAACCTGAACAAGCATTGGAAGAGCCTGGAGAATCTGTTCACGGCCGGACACGACCGTCGTGCGGACGTCAAGGAACGCGCCCAGAACGCGGTCAACGAGATGCTGGAGAACGGGGAGAACGAAAGACCCGCGGCGGAAGCCTACACCAGCCCGACGGCGGACGCGGTCGAAAAATTGCAACACTTGCACGTGAACGACGGTTGA